Proteins from one Staphylococcus saprophyticus subsp. saprophyticus ATCC 15305 = NCTC 7292 genomic window:
- a CDS encoding deoxynucleoside kinase, with translation MNNYGIPQDAVITIAGTVGVGKSTLTKALAERFNFRTSFENVDHNPYLDKFYNDFERWSFHLQIYFLAERFKEQKRMFEYGGGFIQDRSIYEDVDIFAKMHQEQGTMSPEDFETYSELFNAMVMTPYFPKPDVLIYLECDYDDVINRIQQRGRQMEIETDTAYWQKLYQRYEDWISEFNACPVVRVNINEYDLHEDPETLNPVIDKIRNVIETYRKVDQR, from the coding sequence ATGAATAATTACGGTATCCCGCAAGATGCTGTCATTACTATCGCCGGAACTGTAGGCGTTGGTAAATCAACATTAACAAAAGCTTTAGCAGAGCGCTTTAATTTTAGAACTTCATTTGAAAACGTAGACCACAACCCTTATCTGGATAAGTTTTATAATGATTTTGAGCGTTGGAGTTTTCATTTACAAATTTATTTTTTAGCAGAACGTTTCAAAGAACAAAAACGAATGTTTGAATATGGTGGCGGTTTTATTCAAGACCGTTCTATTTATGAAGATGTCGATATTTTTGCGAAAATGCATCAAGAACAAGGTACGATGAGTCCTGAAGACTTTGAAACTTATTCTGAATTGTTTAACGCAATGGTCATGACACCTTACTTCCCTAAACCAGATGTATTAATTTATTTAGAGTGCGATTATGACGATGTCATCAATCGTATTCAACAACGTGGCCGTCAAATGGAAATTGAAACGGATACCGCATACTGGCAAAAATTATATCAACGTTATGAAGATTGGATTAGCGAGTTTAATGCTTGTCCAGTTGTTCGAGTCAATATTAATGAATATGATCTGCACGAAGATCCTGAAACACTCAACCCAGTTATTGACAAAATTCGCAACGTCATCGAAACATATCGTAAAGTCGATCAACGTTAA
- a CDS encoding HAD family hydrolase translates to MKWILFDKDGTIIYFDRSWMKIGLQLVDDFMEKYDQDIDDKSAAYAHLGVVDGEIQPGTIMASGALDEMVQAFCDIAGQDVTKWAQARSQTLVDNRVPENVLVEGIEDTLKTLQNQGYKMGIVTSDSKKGVEQFLEITQFNHFFDVIISTEANAVEKPNPEVLNPLFNQYDVAPEDVAIVGDTANDMQTGVNAQLGLKVAVLTGVGLAEEFTQADYTVETANDIVKILKK, encoded by the coding sequence ATGAAATGGATTTTATTTGATAAAGATGGCACGATTATATATTTTGATCGTAGTTGGATGAAGATTGGGCTACAATTAGTAGATGATTTTATGGAAAAGTATGATCAAGATATTGATGATAAGTCAGCAGCATATGCACATTTAGGTGTGGTTGACGGTGAAATACAGCCGGGTACAATCATGGCTTCAGGTGCACTGGATGAAATGGTGCAAGCGTTTTGTGATATTGCTGGTCAAGATGTCACAAAATGGGCACAAGCGCGCAGTCAAACTTTAGTAGATAATAGGGTGCCTGAAAATGTATTGGTTGAAGGTATCGAGGATACGTTAAAAACATTACAGAATCAAGGATATAAAATGGGCATTGTTACAAGTGATTCGAAAAAAGGTGTCGAGCAATTTTTAGAGATTACTCAATTTAATCACTTTTTTGATGTTATTATTTCAACCGAAGCGAATGCAGTCGAAAAGCCAAATCCAGAAGTATTAAATCCATTATTTAATCAATATGATGTTGCTCCTGAAGACGTCGCTATCGTTGGTGATACAGCAAATGATATGCAAACGGGTGTTAATGCACAGCTCGGATTAAAAGTTGCGGTGTTAACTGGTGTAGGATTAGCAGAGGAATTTACCCAAGCGGATTATACTGTAGAAACAGCAAATGATATCGTAAAAATATTAAAAAAATAG
- a CDS encoding branched-chain amino acid aminotransferase, with protein MSEKIKFVQRETLKEKPDPSELGFGKYFTDYMLSFDYDIDQGWHDLKIVPYGPIEISPAAQGIHYGQSVFEGLKAYKHNGEVDLFRPSENFKRINKSLARLDMPQVDEEVVLDGLKQLVDVERDWVPEGEGQSLYIRPYVFATEGILGVRPSYSYKLLIILSPSGSYYGGASLNPTKIYVEDQYVRAVRGGVGYAKVAGNYAASLLAQSNASAQGYDQVLWLDGVEQKYVEEVGSMNIFFVENGKLVTPELNGSILPGITRKTVIELAQNLGYEVEERKVSIDELIEAHNKGELTEVFGTGTAAVISPVGQLKYGETEIVINNNETGEITQNLYDHYTGIQSGKLDDPQGWRVVVPRY; from the coding sequence ATGTCAGAAAAAATTAAATTTGTACAGCGTGAAACACTTAAAGAAAAACCGGATCCAAGTGAATTAGGTTTCGGGAAATACTTCACTGATTATATGTTGAGTTTCGACTATGATATCGATCAAGGATGGCATGATTTAAAAATTGTACCTTATGGTCCAATAGAAATTTCTCCAGCAGCACAAGGTATTCATTATGGTCAATCTGTATTTGAAGGCTTAAAAGCTTATAAACATAATGGAGAAGTTGATTTATTCCGTCCATCAGAGAACTTCAAGCGTATTAATAAATCGTTGGCACGCTTGGATATGCCACAAGTAGACGAAGAAGTGGTATTAGATGGTTTAAAACAACTTGTAGATGTTGAACGTGATTGGGTACCGGAAGGTGAAGGACAATCATTATATATTCGTCCATATGTTTTTGCGACAGAAGGTATTTTAGGTGTACGTCCTTCATACTCTTATAAATTATTAATTATATTATCTCCATCGGGTTCATATTATGGTGGTGCATCACTCAACCCAACTAAAATTTATGTCGAAGATCAATATGTGCGTGCCGTACGCGGCGGTGTAGGTTATGCTAAAGTTGCAGGTAACTATGCAGCAAGCTTATTAGCGCAATCTAACGCTTCAGCTCAAGGTTATGATCAAGTACTTTGGTTAGATGGTGTTGAACAAAAATACGTGGAAGAAGTCGGAAGTATGAATATCTTCTTCGTTGAAAATGGTAAATTGGTAACACCAGAATTAAATGGTAGTATTTTACCGGGTATCACACGTAAGACAGTGATTGAGTTAGCTCAAAACTTAGGCTATGAAGTGGAAGAACGCAAAGTATCTATCGATGAATTGATTGAAGCGCACAATAAGGGCGAATTAACAGAAGTATTCGGTACAGGTACAGCAGCAGTCATTTCTCCAGTAGGCCAATTAAAATACGGTGAGACAGAAATCGTAATTAATAATAATGAAACTGGTGAAATCACACAAAACTTATATGATCATTATACTGGTATTCAAAGTGGTAAACTTGATGATCCACAAGGATGGAGAGTCGTAGTACCAAGATATTAA
- a CDS encoding NAD-dependent epimerase/dehydratase family protein, with protein MKKIMITGALGQIGTELVVKCRTLYGNDNVLATDIREPEEGSALKNGPFEILDVTDKARMDELVESFKPDTMMHMAALLSATAEKNPLFAWDLNMGGLMNALEVAREYKLQFFTPSSIGAFGPSTPKVNTPQVTIQRPTSMYGVNKVAGELLCQYYFEKFGVDTRSVRFPGLISHIKEPGGGTTDYAVDIYFKAVREGQYSSFIAKDTFMDMMFMEDAINAIIQLMEADGVKLINRNAYNLSAMSIEPEMVKEAIQEYYPDFKLDYDVDPVRQSIADSWPNSIDVSCARAEWGFDPQYDLSAMTKVMLDAIEGKEKAEVK; from the coding sequence ATGAAAAAAATTATGATTACTGGTGCATTAGGACAAATTGGAACTGAGTTAGTTGTAAAATGTAGAACATTATATGGAAATGACAATGTCTTAGCCACTGACATTAGAGAACCTGAAGAAGGCTCTGCACTAAAAAATGGTCCATTTGAAATTTTAGATGTGACAGACAAAGCACGTATGGATGAATTGGTTGAATCATTCAAACCAGACACAATGATGCATATGGCTGCATTATTATCAGCAACTGCTGAGAAAAATCCATTGTTTGCATGGGACTTAAATATGGGTGGTTTAATGAATGCATTAGAAGTAGCACGTGAATATAAATTACAATTCTTTACACCAAGTTCTATTGGTGCTTTTGGTCCGTCAACACCTAAAGTTAATACACCTCAAGTTACGATTCAACGTCCTACATCAATGTATGGTGTGAATAAAGTTGCTGGAGAATTGCTATGCCAATACTACTTTGAAAAATTTGGTGTAGATACACGCAGTGTTAGATTTCCAGGTTTGATTTCGCATATTAAAGAACCAGGTGGCGGCACAACAGATTATGCTGTAGATATTTATTTTAAAGCAGTTAGAGAAGGGCAATACTCAAGCTTTATCGCGAAAGATACATTTATGGATATGATGTTTATGGAAGATGCCATTAATGCGATTATCCAATTAATGGAAGCAGATGGTGTTAAATTAATTAATCGTAATGCATATAATTTAAGTGCGATGAGTATTGAACCAGAAATGGTTAAAGAAGCGATTCAGGAATATTATCCAGACTTTAAATTAGATTACGACGTAGATCCAGTTAGACAATCCATTGCAGATAGTTGGCCAAATAGTATTGATGTAAGTTGTGCTAGAGCAGAATGGGGCTTTGATCCTCAATATGATTTAAGTGCAATGACAAAAGTGATGTTAGACGCTATAGAAGGCAAAGAGAAAGCAGAAGTAAAATAA
- a CDS encoding FusD family fusidic acid resistance EF-G-binding protein, giving the protein MEKQLYPYQFNYIKERVAHLVNAYNSVNDPNTIASIKDVTRDEILSTFNSRNTTIRSNVEKLMNVQLTKEQAQKILTTIQMYVKPFEHPSNKQVTNLFKKVKKLKTPLISDEVLQTSTYIGWNDIASNRKFIIYYDNFGKLNGVYGDISNQTVKSFCSICNKESRVALFMRKTRTGNDGQYTKKGDYICFDSTLCNHQISDLSHFHHFLNKIQ; this is encoded by the coding sequence ATGGAAAAACAACTTTACCCTTATCAATTTAACTATATAAAAGAACGCGTTGCACATTTAGTCAATGCTTATAATTCGGTCAACGATCCCAATACAATCGCTTCAATCAAAGATGTCACACGTGATGAAATACTTAGTACATTTAACTCAAGAAACACTACCATTCGTTCAAACGTTGAAAAGCTTATGAATGTACAACTTACCAAAGAACAAGCTCAAAAAATTTTAACGACCATACAAATGTATGTTAAGCCATTTGAACACCCGAGTAATAAACAAGTCACTAACCTTTTTAAAAAAGTTAAAAAGCTAAAAACACCACTTATCAGTGATGAAGTGCTACAAACAAGTACGTATATCGGTTGGAATGATATTGCTTCAAATAGAAAATTCATCATTTATTATGATAACTTTGGAAAATTAAACGGTGTATACGGAGACATTTCTAACCAAACTGTCAAAAGTTTCTGCTCTATTTGCAATAAAGAATCCCGTGTTGCTCTATTTATGCGAAAAACACGTACTGGCAATGATGGCCAATATACCAAAAAAGGTGACTACATTTGTTTTGATAGCACATTATGTAACCATCAAATATCCGATTTATCGCACTTCCATCATTTTTTGAATAAGATTCAATAA
- a CDS encoding LysR family transcriptional regulator produces MNFEQLAYVKKIYETESIVHASEAMHISQSAMSQSIANLEAELGYKLFDRSRKGTLPTEVGKKIIPLIIDILEAKTHLISEVDAMHSNIAGSLKIATIPTLFNKIIPKALSTFKKDYPHIEVEVIESDRDKIMKMVEDNEVDIGLIGKTESETFGQTIVSNSLNISTNFRLIVPKKSKLSLQDTVEMEAIQQYPFVLYDRNFYHHNFKQFEDENGPLKIVFRTNNPSVLIKTVSEGLGVSIVSSLMLEDDPFILNGLIEMLPIGAPFDYYIYFTAITHSDRTNEQTIRTFIDYLRK; encoded by the coding sequence ATGAATTTTGAACAATTAGCTTATGTTAAAAAAATTTATGAAACAGAATCCATCGTTCATGCTTCGGAAGCGATGCATATTAGTCAATCTGCAATGAGTCAATCGATTGCAAATTTAGAAGCAGAACTTGGCTATAAACTGTTTGATCGATCTCGAAAAGGCACGTTGCCAACTGAGGTAGGTAAAAAAATAATCCCTTTAATCATTGATATTTTAGAAGCAAAAACACATTTAATATCAGAGGTTGATGCCATGCATTCAAATATTGCAGGCTCACTTAAAATTGCGACGATACCGACATTATTTAACAAAATTATACCCAAAGCATTGTCTACCTTTAAAAAGGATTATCCACACATTGAGGTTGAAGTGATTGAAAGTGACAGAGACAAAATTATGAAAATGGTAGAGGACAATGAGGTGGATATTGGCTTGATTGGGAAGACTGAAAGTGAAACATTTGGGCAGACCATCGTCTCTAATTCGCTTAATATATCTACAAATTTCAGATTGATTGTACCTAAAAAATCTAAATTATCATTACAAGATACGGTTGAAATGGAAGCTATTCAACAATATCCATTTGTATTATATGACCGCAATTTTTATCATCATAATTTTAAGCAATTTGAAGATGAAAATGGTCCGCTGAAAATTGTTTTTCGTACAAATAATCCTAGCGTTTTGATAAAAACAGTATCTGAAGGGTTAGGTGTCAGTATTGTTTCTAGTTTGATGCTTGAAGATGATCCGTTTATTTTAAATGGTCTCATTGAAATGTTACCTATTGGTGCGCCTTTTGACTATTATATTTATTTTACTGCTATCACTCATTCAGATAGAACAAATGAACAAACGATTCGAACGTTTATTGATTATTTAAGAAAGTGA
- a CDS encoding MFS transporter encodes MYDKLWSKDFISITFVNFLMYLIHYTLIVTVTIFTIDKFHASESMGGLAAGIFIIGMLFGRLASGRVIDNLQPKKVLLFGIIFSIITVGLYFLISSLFLLMLVRLLHGIAFGLASTATGTISSRIIPEKRKGEGIGYYALSVTTASAIGPFCGIVLNQRFGFESIFIVSLVIIIIAFIAALFIKGLPKPPVENNDEVENKGIRAYIQKEALPISFVVIFVGIAYSSVLSFLTVYTEQINLATASSFFFIVYAVSTFVTRPFTGKIYDAYGENKVMYPVLCSFAIGLVLLAITHTSLLLLISAIFVGIGYGTIVPSAQAIAIQQSPVDKIGLATSTFYMFTDFGAGIGPFVLGIMVPIMGYRYLYITMAIVVIASIILYYFMHGRKAIHYPSTSN; translated from the coding sequence ATGTATGATAAACTCTGGTCGAAAGATTTTATCTCTATTACCTTTGTAAATTTTTTAATGTATTTAATTCATTATACGTTAATTGTTACCGTAACTATATTTACCATTGATAAATTCCATGCATCCGAAAGTATGGGTGGCTTAGCTGCCGGTATCTTTATCATCGGTATGCTTTTCGGTCGTTTAGCATCTGGGCGCGTAATTGACAATCTACAACCTAAAAAAGTATTGCTATTCGGCATTATCTTTTCAATTATTACTGTTGGCTTATATTTCCTTATTAGCAGTCTATTTTTATTAATGCTTGTGCGACTATTACATGGGATAGCGTTTGGTTTGGCTTCGACAGCAACTGGAACAATTTCATCAAGAATTATTCCTGAAAAACGTAAAGGTGAGGGCATCGGTTATTACGCCCTCAGTGTTACCACAGCATCAGCAATTGGTCCTTTTTGTGGCATTGTATTGAACCAACGATTCGGTTTCGAATCTATTTTCATTGTTAGTTTGGTTATCATCATCATTGCGTTCATTGCCGCACTATTTATTAAAGGATTACCAAAACCACCTGTTGAGAACAACGATGAAGTAGAAAATAAAGGCATTCGTGCATACATTCAAAAAGAAGCACTACCTATTTCATTTGTCGTTATATTCGTCGGCATTGCTTATTCAAGCGTATTGTCTTTCTTAACTGTTTATACGGAACAAATAAATTTAGCGACTGCATCTAGTTTCTTCTTTATTGTTTATGCAGTCAGCACCTTTGTTACACGTCCATTTACAGGAAAAATTTATGATGCCTATGGTGAAAATAAAGTCATGTACCCTGTGTTATGTAGCTTTGCAATTGGCTTAGTACTGTTAGCAATCACACACACAAGTCTATTGTTACTTATTTCAGCTATATTTGTAGGTATCGGTTATGGAACGATTGTCCCAAGTGCGCAAGCCATTGCCATTCAACAATCACCTGTTGATAAAATTGGTTTAGCAACCTCAACATTCTACATGTTTACTGACTTTGGCGCTGGTATTGGTCCATTCGTATTAGGTATCATGGTGCCAATCATGGGATATCGTTATCTATATATCACGATGGCTATTGTAGTCATTGCATCCATTATCCTTTACTACTTTATGCATGGTAGAAAAGCGATACATTACCCAAGCACCAGCAATTGA
- a CDS encoding zinc ribbon domain-containing protein YjdM — translation MEYTLPNCPKCESSYTYEDGNLLVCPMCGHEWSETENKENMEAQITRDVNGHELVDGDSVTVIKDLKVKGTSFVIKQGTKVKSIRIVEPEDGHDIDAKVDKIGLVGLKSSLVKKLKN, via the coding sequence ATGGAATATACTTTACCTAATTGCCCAAAATGTGAATCTAGTTACACATATGAAGATGGTAACCTACTTGTTTGCCCAATGTGTGGTCACGAATGGTCTGAAACTGAAAATAAAGAAAATATGGAAGCGCAAATTACAAGAGATGTGAATGGTCATGAACTAGTAGATGGTGATTCGGTCACTGTGATTAAAGATTTGAAAGTAAAAGGCACTTCATTTGTCATAAAACAAGGTACTAAAGTGAAAAGTATCCGTATCGTAGAACCTGAAGATGGTCACGATATTGATGCTAAAGTGGATAAGATTGGTCTAGTTGGATTGAAATCGTCACTTGTTAAAAAATTAAAAAACTAA
- a CDS encoding SRPBCC domain-containing protein translates to MEAVYSKDEQGAYQTLKIIIEQDVATVFKLLSTTEGIQQWFPQLSFEDRQVGGKMKFQMDGQDDEEMEITAFEENETIGYTWDIGTVRFDLHDAGKETVLIFDECLPFAFPHIILDFAGWQFQMENIKQVAETGSSIDQQALDFDSKKQEIAEKLNLK, encoded by the coding sequence ATGGAAGCTGTATATTCTAAAGATGAACAAGGTGCATATCAAACATTAAAAATAATCATTGAACAAGATGTAGCAACAGTGTTTAAACTTTTAAGCACAACAGAAGGTATTCAACAATGGTTTCCACAATTATCATTTGAAGACCGTCAAGTTGGTGGTAAGATGAAATTCCAAATGGATGGGCAAGACGACGAAGAAATGGAAATTACAGCCTTTGAAGAAAATGAAACAATTGGCTATACATGGGATATTGGTACCGTAAGGTTTGATTTACATGATGCTGGTAAAGAAACGGTATTGATTTTCGATGAATGTTTACCGTTTGCATTTCCACATATTATACTTGATTTTGCAGGCTGGCAGTTCCAAATGGAAAACATTAAGCAGGTTGCTGAAACTGGATCATCTATAGATCAACAAGCATTAGACTTTGATAGTAAAAAGCAAGAAATTGCAGAAAAATTAAATTTAAAATAA
- a CDS encoding amino acid permease, which translates to MTNTLNRELSNRHIQLIAIGGAIGTGLFLGAGQSISLTGPSILLTYIIVGFVLFMFMRAMGEMLLSNTEYKTFADIAHDQIGPFAGFVTGWTYWLTWITSGMAEITAVAKYVEFWIPDLPNWVTSLSCILILMAFNLTSTKMFGELEFWFAIIKVVTIIALIVIGIVMIVFAIQTPFGKTGVSNVYNNGGWFPHGASGFFMSFQMVVFSFTGIEILGITAGETKNPEKTIPKAINSVPIRILLFYVGALAVMMSIIPWQDIDPNNSPFVSLFALIGVPFAAGLINFVVLTAASSACNSGIFANSRILFGLSEKKQTHHLLMKTNKKGVPYIAILVTCALLSITVLLNYLIPNATQVFFYVTAISTILLVAVWMFIVHAYAKYVKTHPELHKKSDFKLPGGIHMARMVQLFFVFVLIILLVVPETRMGVVLSPLWFILLGLIYLRYTRKARKLEVNNQSDLGLK; encoded by the coding sequence ATGACAAATACTTTGAACAGAGAGTTGAGTAATAGACATATTCAACTTATTGCGATTGGTGGAGCTATTGGAACTGGCTTATTTTTAGGGGCTGGTCAGTCCATTAGTTTAACGGGGCCATCGATTTTACTCACGTATATTATTGTCGGTTTTGTATTGTTTATGTTTATGCGTGCAATGGGTGAGATGTTACTTTCTAATACAGAATATAAAACATTTGCAGATATTGCGCACGATCAGATTGGTCCGTTTGCAGGATTTGTAACCGGGTGGACGTATTGGTTAACTTGGATTACTTCAGGGATGGCAGAAATTACTGCAGTTGCAAAATATGTAGAATTTTGGATACCCGATTTACCAAATTGGGTCACATCTTTGTCTTGTATATTGATTCTTATGGCTTTTAATTTAACAAGTACAAAAATGTTTGGTGAATTAGAATTTTGGTTTGCAATTATAAAAGTTGTAACAATCATTGCATTGATAGTTATTGGTATTGTCATGATTGTATTTGCAATTCAAACACCTTTTGGTAAGACGGGGGTCTCTAATGTTTATAATAATGGTGGTTGGTTCCCTCATGGTGCATCTGGCTTTTTCATGTCATTCCAAATGGTTGTCTTTTCATTTACAGGTATTGAAATATTAGGTATAACAGCTGGAGAAACAAAAAATCCTGAAAAAACGATACCGAAAGCAATTAACAGTGTACCAATCAGAATATTATTATTTTATGTTGGTGCATTAGCGGTGATGATGTCCATTATTCCATGGCAAGATATTGATCCAAATAATAGTCCATTTGTAAGTTTATTTGCACTTATTGGTGTGCCATTTGCAGCGGGGTTAATAAACTTTGTGGTATTAACTGCAGCATCATCGGCATGTAATAGTGGTATATTTGCAAATAGTAGAATCTTATTTGGGTTATCTGAGAAAAAACAAACACATCATTTATTAATGAAAACAAATAAAAAAGGTGTGCCTTATATAGCAATATTGGTAACATGCGCTTTGTTATCTATTACGGTGTTATTAAATTATTTAATACCGAACGCAACACAAGTGTTCTTTTATGTCACAGCAATTTCAACAATTTTATTAGTCGCTGTATGGATGTTTATTGTTCATGCCTATGCAAAATACGTTAAAACACATCCTGAATTACATAAAAAGAGTGACTTTAAATTGCCCGGGGGTATTCATATGGCAAGAATGGTACAGCTATTCTTTGTATTCGTATTGATTATCTTACTTGTTGTACCAGAAACAAGAATGGGTGTTGTATTATCACCACTGTGGTTTATCTTACTTGGCTTGATTTATTTAAGATATACAAGAAAAGCGCGAAAATTAGAAGTGAATAACCAATCAGACCTAGGATTAAAATAA
- the mmuM gene encoding homocysteine S-methyltransferase, giving the protein MRLLEKLKAQSPLVLDGGLATTLEQAGCSLKTSLWSSEVLKNNPTQIKQAHQAFTDVGADILLTSTYQASYQTFSDIGMKATEIDQLYNTAVNQIMEATTDTQVIVGSLGPYGAYLSDGSEYTGAYDLSKEDYFQFHKTRIEALVKRGINDFVFETVPNFEEIKAIVEYIVPHYTNQTFWLSVTVNEDGDLSDDTEFEKLCAYIKQYAERIPVFGINCSSVAGINKAISKGLKNVPQTIALYPNGGAQYNAVEKEWESVGNQGLIVEQIPGWLDQGVKIIGGCCQTTPENIKSIKEAIETQ; this is encoded by the coding sequence ATGCGGTTATTAGAAAAATTGAAAGCTCAATCGCCATTGGTACTAGATGGCGGTTTGGCAACAACATTAGAACAAGCAGGCTGTAGTTTGAAAACTTCATTATGGTCCAGTGAAGTTTTAAAAAATAACCCTACACAAATTAAACAAGCACATCAAGCATTTACGGATGTGGGGGCAGACATATTGCTTACAAGTACGTATCAAGCGAGTTACCAAACTTTTTCTGATATTGGGATGAAGGCAACTGAAATAGATCAGCTATATAATACTGCAGTAAATCAAATTATGGAAGCCACGACGGATACACAAGTTATCGTGGGTAGCTTAGGGCCATACGGTGCCTATTTAAGTGATGGTTCTGAGTACACAGGTGCATACGATTTAAGTAAGGAAGATTATTTTCAATTCCATAAAACGCGTATAGAAGCATTGGTTAAAAGAGGTATCAATGATTTTGTATTTGAGACCGTGCCTAATTTCGAGGAAATTAAAGCGATTGTTGAATATATTGTGCCACATTATACAAATCAGACATTTTGGTTATCTGTCACAGTTAATGAAGACGGTGATTTATCTGATGACACAGAATTTGAAAAGTTATGTGCTTATATTAAGCAATATGCTGAACGCATACCGGTGTTTGGTATTAATTGTTCATCCGTCGCGGGTATAAATAAAGCTATAAGCAAAGGACTGAAAAATGTACCTCAAACAATAGCGCTTTATCCTAATGGCGGTGCACAGTACAATGCAGTGGAGAAAGAATGGGAAAGTGTAGGTAATCAAGGTTTAATTGTTGAACAAATACCTGGTTGGTTAGACCAAGGCGTCAAGATTATTGGAGGGTGTTGTCAAACAACACCAGAGAACATTAAATCTATTAAAGAGGCTATAGAAACGCAATAA
- a CDS encoding amino acid permease, translated as MEQTSFKRAMKQRHLMLLSFGGVIGTGLFLSSGYTLQQAGPLGTVLSYIVGSILVYLVMLCLGQLAIKHPVTGGFHTYASKYIHPSIGYIVAWFYWLTWTVALGSEFTAVGILMQRWFPEIPEYIFAASAIILVLIFNIISTRFYAEVEFYFSLVKVVTIIVFIILGICVILGLIHYNGYEGIHTVTNRYTNPTFPNGIGAVFLTMLAVNYAFSGTELIGIAAGETENPKQVIPKAIRATLWRLIIFFIGTMVIISILIPSYQGKSLESPFVVIFQKMGIPYAGDIMNLVIITALLSAANSGLYAASRMIWSLANEGVFPKWFGQLNKYRMPINATLFSMVGGLLALLSSIYAADSLYVVLVSIAGLAVVIVWMSICVAYFNAKRYDPSLKIHQSIPIIGFILCLVSCIGMVFDSNQAPALYFGVPFAVIALIYYFIKYHKKRGN; from the coding sequence ATGGAACAAACATCATTTAAACGTGCCATGAAGCAGCGCCATCTCATGTTATTAAGCTTTGGTGGCGTTATTGGTACAGGATTATTTTTAAGTTCTGGGTATACTTTACAACAAGCTGGACCTCTAGGGACTGTCTTATCTTATATAGTAGGTTCAATACTTGTTTATCTCGTCATGCTTTGTTTAGGACAATTGGCTATTAAACACCCTGTGACAGGTGGTTTTCATACATATGCGAGTAAATATATACATCCATCTATTGGCTACATTGTTGCGTGGTTTTATTGGTTGACCTGGACAGTAGCATTAGGTTCTGAATTTACAGCAGTGGGTATTTTGATGCAAAGGTGGTTTCCAGAAATACCTGAATATATCTTTGCTGCAAGTGCAATTATATTAGTATTAATTTTTAATATCATATCGACACGCTTTTATGCAGAAGTTGAATTTTATTTTTCTTTAGTTAAAGTGGTTACTATTATTGTATTTATTATCTTAGGCATATGTGTCATTTTAGGTTTGATACATTACAATGGTTATGAAGGTATACATACAGTGACTAACAGATATACGAATCCTACTTTTCCTAATGGTATAGGTGCGGTGTTCTTAACGATGTTAGCAGTGAATTACGCATTTAGTGGCACGGAATTGATCGGTATTGCTGCGGGAGAAACTGAAAATCCTAAACAAGTCATTCCTAAAGCGATACGTGCAACTTTATGGCGCTTAATTATCTTTTTTATCGGTACAATGGTTATTATTTCTATTTTAATTCCAAGTTATCAAGGGAAATCTTTGGAAAGTCCATTTGTAGTCATCTTTCAAAAAATGGGGATACCATACGCTGGAGATATCATGAATCTAGTCATTATCACAGCCTTATTATCTGCCGCTAATTCTGGATTATATGCAGCAAGTAGAATGATATGGAGTTTAGCCAATGAAGGGGTATTTCCAAAATGGTTCGGACAGTTGAATAAATATCGCATGCCTATCAACGCAACATTATTTAGTATGGTAGGTGGTCTGTTGGCTTTATTATCAAGCATCTATGCAGCGGATTCACTCTATGTTGTGCTGGTGTCCATTGCAGGACTCGCTGTAGTCATCGTGTGGATGAGTATATGTGTTGCTTATTTCAATGCTAAAAGGTATGATCCTAGCCTTAAAATTCATCAATCTATACCTATTATAGGATTTATTTTATGTTTAGTTTCATGTATAGGAATGGTTTTTGATTCTAATCAGGCACCTGCACTTTATTTCGGTGTACCATTCGCTGTCATAGCACTCATATATTATTTCATTAAGTATCATAAGAAAAGAGGTAATTAA